A window from Toxoplasma gondii ME49 chromosome IX, whole genome shotgun sequence encodes these proteins:
- a CDS encoding hypothetical protein (encoded by transcript TGME49_289340) produces the protein MEAPRDAAYQLSLQECAEGMGSFRESYICHYCGKLFSCFSLFPHLRTCKEKERLSQKKKCGGPPMPAPPDVPATPEWRREYNSWARDIVVHQRLLTPCHLCGQGVLQKRMSTHLWKCRVNSRETHASTEALARVLAAPFSPYEEKIRDLWPRQDQLKEDPARRGHPENSPPAAVTPFKVSVFLTVIEALCRQEKRHTERGTNREASKGCTAPRMPTNRHRPKSCSTAQQKHELKRRDLPPCLRYRCPRTEARRDSGRHPQLRQAVASRKDSLLCWQTRQAEAYLQWFHHCPHVAKKTEESGDASPERSRETDELRARESEGWRGEEAVFNIPFRTPGNEGNIDSLFFSLPSHTHL, from the exons ATGGAAGCACCGCGAGATGCCGCATACCAGCTGTCCCTCCAGGAATGCGCGGAGGGGATGGGGAGCTTCAGAGAGTCATATATTTGTCACTACTG CGGCAAGCTCTTCAgctgtttctcgctcttcccccATCTTCGCACGtgcaaagagaaggaaagactttcgcagaagaagaaatgcggAGGGCCCCCGATGCCGGCACCGCCTGATGTGCCAGCGACCCCAGAATGGCGACGCGAATACAACTCGTGG GCGCGAGACATTGTCGTACATCAACGCCTTTTAACGCCGTGCCATCTTTGTG GTCAAGGTGTCCTTCAGAAAAG AATGTCTACGCATCTATGGAAGTGCCGAGTGAATTCAAGAGAGACTCACGCATCCACTGAGGCCCTCGCCCGCGTCCTCGCCGCTCCGTTCAGCCCATACGAAGAGAAGATCCGAGATCTCTGGCCGCGCCAGGATCAGCTGAAGGAGGACCCAGCGCGGAGGGGACATCCCGAGAACTCTCCGCCGGCGGCTGTCACCCCCTTCAAAGTGTCGGTTTTCCTCACCGTCATCGAAGCCTTGTGTCGTCAAGAGAAACGTcacacagagaggggaactaacagagaagcaagcaAAGGTTGTACGGCCCCTAGGATGCCGACGAACAGGCACAGACCCAAAAGCTGCTCAACAGCGCAGCAGAAACAC GAACTAAAACGAAGGGATCTGCCACCCTGCCTGCGCTATCGATGCCCGCGGActgaggcgaggagagactccGGGCGACACCCACAGTTGCGCCAGGCAGTGGCGAGCAGAAAAGACTCCCTTCTGTGCTGGCAGACCAGACAGGCTGAAGCGTATCTTCAGTGGTTCCACCACTGCCCACATgtcgcgaagaaaacggaggaaagcGGAGACGCTTCCCCCgaaagaagccgagaaacagacgagctGAGGGCGCGGGAATCAGAGGGGTGGCGGGGTGAAGAAGCTGTCTTCAACATCCCCTTTCGCACTCCagggaacgaaggaaacatcgattctctcttcttctctctgccctcgcATACCCACCTCTAA
- the ABCG84 gene encoding ATP-binding cassette G family transporter ABCG84 (encoded by transcript TGME49_289350~Product name based on PMID:20487267.~Predicted trans-membrane domain (TMHMM2.0):511-534:595-613:622-645:651-674:740-763) produces the protein MADSALAPQESAGTAAADNATSSREEGRGTSGAHGQGARATAEQRLSLDGATAEPSSGGALRPQSDADMLERGLLGASASPEAAACKDEAADNSPRPHKEKEGAPCSEPLRRCREIGVSWTDISFEARVRRPRTGILGTPPLCDVLNALDSLTQKGPLKKILCGVSGEVLPGDMVALMGASGAGKSTLLNILSRYLRETSGTVKYGDAQLELKEAKKVSCFIQQEDLFNGFITVREHLQCIVRLRTTLPPKEREALVDRLLVAFELSKAADTCIGNLQMGARRGISGGEKKRLSVATEIVTNPSIIFADEPTTGLDSFMAEAVMTVLERLAQNGRSIICTIHQPSTTVFEKFNKVILLAEGRMVFAGDRLALPVYFARVGKSIPPYTSVADFVIDVLSSSEGAEATLQIAEKMHAAWINTGVPFMRDWHESLREQYIQRLQSEGVADKLSSFKGETKRLALRKEALEAPTATDEEPAVKKKEAAVEGRVSWWTQFQVLLHRCSLANKRNPQILQARVGQTLVSALLLGFIFLRLRKGDAISKNGAANFINLNQGMTGLVTVLQTFTTDKIVALREYRSGTYSLVPYFLAKTAADAAFQIFNPVVFFTIAWYMMNLNPSATRWLWGLGFIFLQTNASISMGYLISCMCPDLEIALSVMPLLTMPLILVAGFMIILDSLPRFWIWVPYLSPFRWAFSGIMHAVWEDVELDPCPAGMNPPSCYSSGAEVLEYYCLDGDSMWLNALYLVIMVVGYRVVGLLVLLILNRRN, from the exons ATGGCAGACTCTGCCCTCGCACCTCAAGAGTCTGCCGGCACTGCTGCCGCTGACAATGCCACTTCTTCCAGGGAGGAAGGTCGAGGTACGTCCGGCGCGCATGGACAGGGCGCGCGCGCGACTGCAGAGCAGCGACTTTCTCTGGACGGCGCGACCGCGGAGCCGAGCAGTGGAGGCGCTCTCCGGCCGCAGTCGGACGCGGACATGCTCGAAAGAGGCCTTCTCGGAGCTTCCGCCTCTCCGGAGGCTGCCGCATGCAAGGACGAGGCAGCCGATAACTCGCCAAGGCcgcacaaggaaaaggaaggtGCCCCCTGCTCCGagcctctccgtcgctgtcgaGAGATTGGCGTCTCGTGGACGGATATCTCCT TTGAAGCGCGGGTGCGAAGGCCGCGAACGGGCATTCTCGGTACGCCTCCCCTGTGCGACGTTCTCAACGCCCTCGACAGCCTCACGCAGAAAGGCCCTCTGAAAAAGATTTTGTGCGGCGTCAGCGGAGAAGTCCTTCCCGGCGATATGg TGGCTCTGATGGGCGCGAGTGGAGCAGGAAAGTCGACGCTGTTGAACA TTTTGAGTCGATATCTGCGAGAGACCTCTGGAACGGTAAAGTACGGAGACGCGCAGTTGGAGttgaaggaggcgaagaaggtcTCGTGCTTCATTCAGCAAGAAGATCTCTTCAACGGATTCATCACTGTTCGAGAGCATCTCCAGTGCATT GTTCGACTCCGAACTACGCTGCCGCCGAAAGAGCGCGAGGCTCTCGTCGAccgcctcctcgtcgcctttgAACTTTCGAAAGCGGCAGACACATGCATAGGCAATCTTCAGATGGGAGCGCGAAG AGGAATCagtggaggcgagaagaagcgcctgAGTGTCGCGACGGAAATCGTGACAAATCCTTCCATCATTTTCGCGGACGAACCGACGACAGGTCTGGACTCGTTCATGGCCGAGGCTGTGATGACTGTTCTCGAGCGGCTCGCCCAAAATG GGCGTTCGATCATTTGCACAATCCATCAGCCGAGCACGACGGTGTTTGAGAAATTCAACAAAGTGATTCTGCTCGCAGAAGGCCGCATGGTCTTCGCTGGAGACCGACTCGCCCTGCCAGTGTATTTCGCGCGCGTCGGAAAGTCGATTCCACCCTACACCAGTGTCGCTGACTTCGTCATCGACGTCCTCTCCTCcagcgaaggcgcagaagcgaCTCTCCAAATCGCGGAGAA gATGCATGCGGCGTGGATCAACACAGGCGTTCCCTTCATGCGTGACTGG CACGAATCCCTGCGAGAGCAATACATCCAGAGGCTGCAGTCTGAGGGAGTTGCGGACAAA ctcagCTCGTTCAAGGGCGAGACGAAGCGTCTCGCTTTGCGCAAAG aAGCGCTGGAGGCTCCGACTGCGACTGATGAGGAGCCAGCTgtcaagaagaaggaagccgcAGTGGAGGGTCGCGTGAGTTG GTGGACGCAATTCCAGGTGCTGCTCCACCGCTGCTCGCTGGCGAACAAACGAAATCCACAGATTCTGCAAGCTCGTGTGGGCCAgactctcgtctctgctcttctcctcggctttatttttcttcgacttcgTAAAGGGGATGCCATTTCCAAGAACGGCGCTGCCAACTTCATCAACCTGAATCAG gGCATGACAGGTCTGGTCACCGTTCTGCAGACGTTCACGACTGACAAAATCGTCGCGCTGCGCGAATATCGCTCGGGGACGTACAGCCTCGTTCCGTATTTCCTGGCAAAGACGGCTGCCGACGCGGCGTTCCAAATTTTTAACccagtcgtcttcttcac CATCGCATGGTACATGATGAACTTGAATCCGTCGGCGACCCGCTGGCTCTGGGGCCTTGGCTTCATCTTCCTGCAAACGAACGCGTCGATTTCGATGGGCTACTTGATCTCGTGCATGTGCCCCGAC CTTGAAATTGCCCTCTCGGTCATGCCGCTCCTGACGATGCCACTAATCCTTGTTGCGGGATTCATGATCATTCTCGACTCTCTGCCCAGATTCTGGATATGGGTGCCG taTCTCTCACCCTTCCGGTGGGCCTTCTCCGGCATCATGCACGCCGTCTGGG aagaCGTCGAACTCGATCCTTGCCCTGCGGGCATGAATCCGCCGTCCTGCTACAGCTCAGGCGCTGAG gtTCTCGAGTACTACTGCCTTGATGGCGACAGCATGTGGCTGAACGCTCTCTACCTCGTGATCATGGTCGTCGG CTACCGCGTTGTCGGCCTCTTGGTTCTCCTCATCTTGAATCGCCGAAACTAA
- a CDS encoding hypothetical protein (encoded by transcript TGME49_289360~Signal peptide predicted by SignalP 2.0 HMM (probability 0.995) with cleavage site probability 0.367 at residue 23~Predicted trans-membrane domain (TMHMM2.0):6-24): MKSPFHWTRSFLFFLVFVALIAATERREATPFFSCVVLSLAVTPPAVSPQTSLWISSGLVGGSDKAVRGATGLEGLRIGANIHHKWAKGFDTHLHLSADAGAPWGGTDLLRSSLPSLEKSLEFCTGKNGSLSLLSRLCEAVEVSGEAVGSGGNRRLRTVMRYDLPSGRSQVLCTAVHGNHELHGQFCPPSENAPAGAFVSSSHLFQRGERFVKIQPSHDFQTQTSELRIQGGKVPQEKDEQWTEVNVQVAREHPTNSWDTVVGVKQHFGGGRVTFAPFLRLKDRSLHYEYTHSLSSGGVVKVQMQPLHFLRLQWRDPSASGGSWVAQAELPLQKGKSLREGTVAFRREWTF, from the exons ATGAAGAGTCCTTTTCATTGGACAAgatcttttctcttcttcctggtcTTCGTAGCACTTATCGCTGCTACTGAAAGGCGGGAGGCAACCCCCTTTTTCTCGTGCGTCGTCCTCTCCCTTGCGGTGACACCTCCCGCCGTCTCGCCGCAAACGTCGTTATGG ATCTCGTCCGGACTGGTTGGTGGCTCAGACAAGGCAGTTCGGGGGGCGACGGGTCTCGAAGGCCTTCGGATCGGCGCGAAC ATCCACCACAAATGGGCGAAGGGATTCGACACACACCTGCACCTTTCAGCAGACGCCGGAGCGCCTTGGGGAGGCACAGACCTGCTCAGGTCTTCGCTGCCGTCGCTGGAGAAGTCCCTCGAGTTCTGCACCGGAAAGAACggctcgctgtctctcctgtctcgacTCTGCGAAGCAGTCGAAGTTTCTGGAGAGGCTGTAGGGTCCGGAGGAAACCGGCGGCTCCGAACCGTCATGCGCTACGACCTTCCCTCCGGCAGAAGCCAAGTTCTGTGCACTG CTGTTCACGGCAACCACGAGCTCCACGGGCAGTTCTGCCCTCCCTCGGAGAATGCGCCAGCTGGCGCTTTTGTCTCGTCCTCTCACCTCTTtcaacgaggagaaagattCGTCAAAATCCAGCCTTCTCACGACTTCCAGACGC AAACGTCCGAACTTCGAATTCAGGGAGGCAAAGTTCcgcaagagaaagacgaacagTGGACAGAAGTGAACGTGCAAGTTGCTCGTGAGCACCCCACAAACTCCTGGGACACAGTCGTCGGAGTGAAGCAGCATTTCGGTGGGGGTCGAGTAACTTttgctccttttctccgtcttaAAGACAG GTCTCTTCACTACGAATACACACACTCTCTGTCTAGTGGAGGCGTGGTGAAGGTGCAAATGCAGCCGCTGCACTTCCTGAGGCTGCAGTGGAGAGACCCCAGCGCCTCTGGAGGCTCTTGGGTTGCGCAAGCAGAACTGCCGttgcagaaaggaaagagtCTGAGAGAGGGTACGGTCGCCTTTCGGCGAGAGTGGACTTTCTGA
- a CDS encoding hypothetical protein (encoded by transcript TGME49_289370), which produces MHAEAQRPARTTATILKEAQQAPHRGAVAYKEAAAAVTGVPTCSGSCYQSNDPCAGATDTAPTSRTAVACQVACSAKHAFSAFVEHRVQDLPSRWRWLGTAPR; this is translated from the coding sequence ATGCATGCGGAAGCGCAGAGGCCTGCACGCACTACAGCTACAATTCTGAAAGAAGCCCAGCAAGCTCCTCACCGCGGCGCAGTTGCGTACAAGGAAGCGGCGGCCGCAGTCACCGGAGTTCCAACCTGCAGCGGCAGCTGCTACCAGAGCAATGATCCCTGCGCAGGCGCCACGGATACTGCCCCTACCAGCAGAACTGCCGTCGCCTGCCaggttgcatgcagcgccaAACACGCGTTCTCCGCATTCGTCGAACACAGAGTCCAGGACCTGCCAAGTCGATGGCGCTGGCTAGGAACAGCGCCGCGGTGA